In Ectothiorhodospira sp. BSL-9, a single window of DNA contains:
- the arsS gene encoding arsenosugar biosynthesis radical SAM (seleno)protein ArsS (Some members of this family are selenoproteins.): MSAILPQPQSTTFPAIKRGQLETLQVNVGYVCNLTCFHCHVNAGPNRREKMDRATADLVLDYLRATGIHTLDLTGGAPELNPQFHYLVEQARGMGVHVMDRCNLTVLEQPGQADLAAFLAAHRVEVVASLPCYTQDNVDTQRGEGVFAQSLAGLRQLNAVGYGQPGSDLVLNLVYNPLGPHLPPPQAQLEADYKDHLAREYGIVFNGLFAITNMPIHRFAKQLHKNREYEAYMTLLKDAYRDENLASVMCRSLLSVDWQGYVYDCDFNQMLRLPLGAGTHQRTHLRELIHRDLSGAPINVAVHCYGCTAGQGSSCGGAL; this comes from the coding sequence ATGAGCGCCATCCTGCCACAGCCGCAATCAACCACCTTCCCGGCCATCAAGCGTGGCCAACTGGAAACCCTGCAGGTGAACGTGGGCTATGTCTGCAACCTGACCTGCTTTCATTGCCACGTGAATGCCGGGCCCAACCGTCGGGAGAAGATGGATCGCGCCACCGCCGATCTGGTGCTCGATTACCTTCGCGCGACCGGCATCCACACCCTTGATCTCACCGGCGGGGCACCAGAACTGAACCCCCAGTTTCACTACCTGGTGGAGCAGGCACGAGGCATGGGGGTGCATGTGATGGATCGTTGCAATCTCACGGTGCTGGAGCAGCCAGGCCAGGCGGATCTGGCGGCATTTCTGGCGGCTCACCGGGTCGAGGTGGTGGCCTCCCTGCCCTGCTACACCCAGGACAATGTGGACACCCAGCGCGGCGAGGGGGTCTTCGCGCAGAGCCTGGCCGGCCTCCGGCAACTGAACGCGGTGGGCTACGGACAGCCCGGCAGCGATCTGGTGCTCAACCTGGTCTATAACCCGCTCGGACCCCATCTGCCACCCCCGCAGGCCCAGCTGGAGGCCGACTACAAGGACCACCTGGCCCGGGAATACGGCATCGTCTTCAATGGGCTGTTCGCCATCACCAACATGCCCATTCACCGCTTTGCCAAGCAGCTGCACAAAAACCGTGAGTACGAGGCCTACATGACCCTGCTCAAGGATGCCTACCGGGACGAAAATCTGGCAAGCGTCATGTGCCGCAGCCTGCTGAGCGTGGACTGGCAGGGCTATGTGTACGATTGTGATTTCAACCAGATGCTGCGCCTGCCCCTGGGGGCCGGCACACATCAGCGGACGCATCTGCGGGAGTTGATCCATCGGGATCTGAGTGGCGCGCCGATTAACGTCGCTGTCCACTGCTACGGCTGCACGGCCGGCCAGGGCTCCAGTTGCGGCGGAGCCCTCT
- a CDS encoding TIGR04283 family arsenosugar biosynthesis glycosyltransferase, whose amino-acid sequence MNRPALVVVVPVLNEAANLPDLARNLRASLAQDTHILLVDGGSQDDTVAVAATHGLPLITSPPGRACQMNAGAAATQQPLLLFLHADTHLPRAADDRVRDALMGRSGWGRFDVSIRGRSRVLLPLVATLMNQRSRLTGIATGDQALFMRREFFDAVGGFPKQPLMEDIEISRRLGRLSPPRCLRARVDTSGRRWEHNGVWRTILLMWQLRWAYWRGAPAHVLAQRYHRPG is encoded by the coding sequence GTGAACCGGCCTGCGCTGGTCGTGGTCGTGCCGGTCCTGAACGAGGCAGCCAATCTGCCGGACCTGGCCCGAAACCTTCGCGCCTCCCTGGCACAGGACACCCACATCCTCCTGGTGGATGGCGGCAGCCAGGATGACACCGTGGCGGTGGCCGCCACGCATGGGCTGCCGCTCATCACCTCGCCCCCCGGGCGGGCCTGCCAGATGAATGCCGGCGCGGCGGCCACGCAACAACCGCTACTGCTGTTCCTCCATGCCGATACCCATTTGCCCAGGGCTGCCGATGACCGGGTACGTGACGCCCTGATGGGTAGGTCCGGCTGGGGACGTTTTGACGTGAGTATTCGCGGGCGCAGCCGGGTGCTGCTCCCCCTGGTGGCCACGCTGATGAACCAGCGCTCGCGGCTCACCGGTATCGCCACCGGCGATCAGGCCCTGTTCATGCGGCGTGAGTTTTTCGACGCGGTGGGCGGCTTTCCGAAACAGCCCTTGATGGAGGACATCGAGATCAGCCGCCGGCTGGGGCGGCTCTCGCCCCCCCGCTGCCTGCGGGCACGGGTGGACACCTCGGGGCGGCGCTGGGAGCACAACGGGGTATGGCGGACCATCCTGCTCATGTGGCAACTGCGCTGGGCTTACTGGCGGGGCGCTCCGGCGCATGTCCTGGCCCAGCGCTACCACCGCCCGGGATGA
- a CDS encoding IS607 family transposase: MKRLVSIGEAAKALGVSITTLRRWEASGRLVPEHTAGGHRRYDLAKLRPEMFRAEEDAGRRTVAYARVSSHDQKEDLERQKQVLELYCAQQGWTFELISDLGSGMNYHKKGLKRLLDAIIDGEVGRLVITHKDRLLRFGAELVFALCEAREVEVVILNQGEDTTFEEDLAKDVLEIITVFSARLYGSRSRKNQKLLDGVKKAVEDAT, from the coding sequence ATGAAAAGATTGGTAAGCATCGGCGAGGCCGCCAAGGCGCTGGGCGTGTCCATTACGACCCTGCGCCGCTGGGAAGCATCGGGGAGGTTGGTGCCTGAGCACACGGCGGGCGGCCATCGCCGTTACGACCTGGCGAAACTCCGGCCCGAGATGTTCCGGGCCGAGGAAGATGCAGGGCGGCGCACCGTGGCCTATGCTCGCGTGTCCAGCCATGATCAGAAGGAGGATCTGGAGCGGCAGAAACAGGTGCTGGAACTTTACTGCGCTCAGCAGGGATGGACATTCGAGTTGATTTCCGACCTTGGTTCAGGGATGAACTATCACAAGAAAGGTTTGAAGCGACTGCTTGATGCCATCATCGATGGGGAAGTCGGGCGACTGGTGATCACCCACAAGGATCGGCTTTTGCGCTTCGGGGCCGAGTTGGTCTTTGCCCTCTGCGAAGCCAGGGAGGTCGAGGTGGTGATTCTCAACCAGGGTGAAGATACGACCTTTGAGGAAGACCTGGCGAAAGATGTGCTGGAGATCATCACCGTGTTCAGCGCCCGACTCTACGGCAGCCGCTCGCGCAAGAACCAGAAGCTGCTGGACGGCGTGAAGAAGGCCGTGGAGGACGCGACATGA
- a CDS encoding RNA-guided endonuclease TnpB family protein: MIRAHRIALAPNNRQATYFARAAGTARFAYNWALAEWQCQYAAWKQDSSLPKPSQAALRRQLNAVKREQFPWMLEVTKTAPQMAIIQLGEAFRNFFAGRARYPRFRKKGVHDRFTLTNDQFRVEGSRIRIPNLGWVRMRESLRFTGKIMSATISRVADRWFVSITVDTEDPPRRPAENQGSVGVDLGVLALATLSTGDTMTGPKAHTAVLKRLRRLSRSLSRKQKGSSNRNKAKAKLARLHARIANIRQDALHKLTSDLTRRFHTIGIEDLNVRGMMANRHLARSIADMSFHEFRRQLAYKADQRCGQVVVADRWFPSSKMCSVCGAVQRAMPLSTRQWICPDCGVHHNRDVNAARNLAHYAVSSTVSACGEEGAGSGRKTGVKPASVKQEISTEPV, translated from the coding sequence ATGATCCGTGCCCACAGGATTGCGCTTGCGCCCAACAACAGGCAGGCGACCTATTTTGCCCGCGCGGCAGGCACGGCACGTTTTGCCTACAACTGGGCGTTGGCCGAATGGCAGTGCCAGTACGCGGCCTGGAAGCAGGACAGCAGTCTGCCCAAACCCTCGCAGGCGGCGCTTCGTCGCCAGTTGAACGCTGTCAAGCGCGAGCAGTTTCCATGGATGCTGGAGGTCACCAAAACGGCACCGCAGATGGCAATCATCCAGTTGGGCGAAGCGTTCAGGAATTTCTTCGCCGGCCGCGCCAGGTACCCGAGGTTTCGCAAGAAGGGCGTTCATGACCGATTCACCCTCACCAACGACCAGTTCCGCGTCGAAGGCTCCCGCATCCGCATCCCCAACCTTGGCTGGGTGCGGATGCGGGAGTCGTTGCGCTTTACCGGCAAAATCATGTCCGCGACGATCTCCCGCGTCGCCGACCGCTGGTTTGTCAGCATCACCGTAGACACCGAAGACCCACCCAGGCGACCGGCTGAAAACCAAGGCTCGGTCGGGGTGGATCTGGGGGTCTTGGCACTGGCCACGCTCTCGACGGGAGACACCATGACGGGCCCCAAGGCGCATACCGCCGTGCTCAAGCGACTCCGTCGGCTATCACGCAGCCTGTCGCGCAAGCAAAAAGGCTCCAGCAACCGGAACAAGGCCAAGGCGAAACTGGCACGGCTGCATGCCCGCATTGCCAACATTCGCCAAGATGCCTTGCACAAACTCACGTCGGATCTGACACGGCGGTTTCATACCATCGGCATCGAGGATCTGAACGTGCGCGGCATGATGGCGAACCGGCATCTGGCCCGCTCCATTGCCGACATGAGCTTTCATGAGTTCCGGCGGCAACTGGCGTACAAGGCAGATCAGCGGTGTGGGCAGGTGGTGGTGGCCGATCGCTGGTTCCCTAGCAGCAAAATGTGTTCGGTTTGTGGAGCGGTGCAGAGGGCAATGCCACTATCCACGCGGCAGTGGATTTGCCCGGATTGTGGCGTACACCACAACCGGGATGTGAATGCGGCAAGAAATCTTGCCCATTACGCCGTGAGTTCCACGGTGTCAGCCTGTGGAGAGGAAGGCGCTGGCTCAGGTCGCAAGACCGGAGTGAAACCGGCCTCTGTGAAGCAGGA
- the iscB gene encoding RNA-guided endonuclease IscB produces the protein MAVLVLDRRKKPLMPCSEKRARLLLERGRAVVHKMRPFTIRLKDRTAEASTLQPVRIKIDPGSKTTGVTVIREDDSDPEQQQVLMLMEVEHRGQYIKDALTQRRAFRRRRGQLRHRAPRFDNRTRPRGWLAPSLQHRVDTTLAWVARLRRLAPVTAIDQELVRFDTQAMEAPEISGVEYQQGTLHGYEVREYLLEKWQRRCAYCGARDLPLEVDHINPRSRGGSDRVSNLTLACHDCNQAKGNQPVEAFLADDPKRLQRIKDQARAPLKDAAAVNATRWALFQGLKAMGLPVITGSGGRTKYNHQRLGLPKTHALDAACVGQVAAVTGWNVPTLTTRATGRGSYQRTRLNRFGFPRGYLMRQKQVKGFQTGDLVQAQVPSGKKAGTYQGRVAIRATGSFNIQTAQGVVQGISHRHCRLLQRADGYGYTFQPKPLQEDASRAA, from the coding sequence ATGGCGGTTTTGGTACTGGACAGGCGTAAAAAGCCCCTGATGCCGTGTTCGGAGAAACGCGCACGGCTACTGCTGGAACGGGGTCGGGCCGTGGTCCACAAGATGCGTCCGTTCACGATCCGGCTGAAGGATCGCACGGCGGAGGCATCCACCTTGCAGCCGGTACGAATCAAGATCGATCCCGGCAGCAAGACCACCGGGGTGACGGTGATCCGCGAGGATGATTCCGACCCGGAGCAGCAGCAGGTGTTGATGCTGATGGAGGTGGAACATCGCGGACAATACATCAAGGACGCATTGACCCAGCGCCGCGCCTTTCGTCGTCGTCGGGGGCAGTTGCGTCACCGGGCACCCCGGTTCGACAATCGCACCCGGCCTCGGGGCTGGTTGGCACCGAGCCTTCAACACCGGGTGGATACCACACTGGCCTGGGTGGCGCGGTTGCGCCGACTGGCCCCGGTCACAGCCATCGACCAGGAGTTGGTTCGATTCGATACACAGGCGATGGAAGCCCCCGAGATCAGCGGCGTGGAGTACCAGCAGGGGACATTGCACGGTTACGAGGTGCGCGAATACCTGCTGGAGAAGTGGCAACGGCGCTGCGCCTACTGCGGGGCCAGGGACTTGCCTCTGGAGGTGGATCACATCAATCCCCGGAGCCGGGGCGGATCGGATCGGGTCAGCAACCTGACCCTGGCCTGCCACGACTGCAATCAGGCCAAGGGGAATCAGCCCGTGGAAGCCTTTCTGGCTGACGATCCCAAACGCCTGCAACGGATCAAGGACCAGGCCCGTGCGCCGCTCAAGGACGCGGCAGCGGTCAATGCCACGCGCTGGGCGCTGTTTCAAGGGCTCAAGGCCATGGGCCTGCCCGTGATCACTGGCAGCGGCGGTCGCACCAAATACAACCACCAGCGGTTGGGCCTACCCAAGACCCATGCGCTGGATGCGGCTTGCGTCGGTCAGGTCGCAGCGGTCACGGGCTGGAACGTGCCGACGCTGACGACGCGGGCCACGGGCCGGGGGAGTTATCAGCGCACGCGGCTCAACCGCTTTGGCTTCCCCCGTGGCTACCTGATGCGTCAAAAACAGGTGAAGGGCTTTCAGACCGGAGATCTGGTCCAGGCCCAGGTGCCGAGCGGCAAGAAAGCAGGCACGTATCAGGGCCGCGTGGCCATCCGCGCCACCGGCAGCTTCAACATCCAGACCGCCCAAGGCGTCGTCCAGGGCATTTCACACCGCCACTGCCGTCTGCTGCAACGAGCCGATGGCTATGGCTATACCTTCCAACCCAAACCACTACAGGAGGACGCGAGCAGGGCCGCGTGA